In Metopolophium dirhodum isolate CAU chromosome 7, ASM1992520v1, whole genome shotgun sequence, one genomic interval encodes:
- the LOC132949226 gene encoding eukaryotic translation initiation factor 3 subunit H — translation MASRRFDPKGKESYSAVKYVQVEGLALMKIAKHCHEECASDVIIAQGALLGLVVEDRLEITNCFAFPKSVDESINDEKYQLDMMKSLRQVNVDHYHVGWYQSSDVGNFLSLPLLESQFHYQTSIEESVVLIFDAPKTNRGFLSLSAYRLTPQALTMFKENDFLPDTLKSLKVGYDHLLVKVPVVIKNSTLTNILLSELSFKIKVEEGSEHLDIGTATVLEGQLRHLMDRVDDLNQEAIKFNRYQQAVVRQATDKHRYLQKRAIENQARAAKEEPPLPEEDITKIFRALPVPPRLPPMLMATQVDSYAEEIAKFSTQSLAKLYMTKAMNTNN, via the exons ATGGCGTCCAGACGATTCGATCCGAAAGGCAAAGAATCATATTCAGCCGTCAAATACGTGCAGGTCGAAGGACTG GCGTTGATGAAAATTGCTAAACACTGCCATGAAGAGTGTGCCAGTGACGTGATCATCGCTCAAGGAGCACTTTTGGGTCTGGTCGTCGAAGACCGTCTCGAGATCACCAATTGTTTCGCCTTCCCGAAAAGTGTCGATGAATCTATCAATGATG aaaaatatcaaCTGGATATGATGAAAAGTCTTCGTCAAGTTAATGTTGATCATTATCATGTTGGATGGTATCAAAGTTCTGACGTTGGAAATTTTTTGAGTTTGCCATTGTTGGAATCACAATTTCATTACCAGACTAGTATAGAAGAGTCTGTCGTTTTAATTTTCG ATGCTCCCAAAACCAATCGTGGGTTTTTGTCTTTAAGTGCTTACCGTCTTACACCTCAGGCTTTAACTATGTTTAAAGAAAATGATTTTCTGCCAGATACATTGAAATCATTAAAAGTTGGTTATGATCATTTATTAGTGAAAGTTCcagttgttattaaaaattcaacattGACTAACATACTTCTCTCAGaactaagttttaaaattaaggtTGAAGAAGGCTCTGAGCATTTGGATATTGGCActgc tACTGTTTTGGAAGGGCAATTGCGTCATTTAATGGACCGAGTAGATGATCTAAATCAAGAAGCCATTAAATTCAATCGTTACCAACAAGCAGTTGTTCGTCAAGCTACGGATAAACACCGTTACTTACAGAAAcga gctATAGAAAATCAAGCACGAGCAGCGAAAGAAGAGCCACCATTACCTGAAGAAgacataactaaaatatttagagCATTACCAGTACCTCCTAGATTACCACCCATGTTAATGGCTACTCAAGTTGATTCATATGCTGAAGAAATAGCTAAATTTTCTACTCAGTCTTTGGCTAAATTGTATATGACCAAAGCTATGAACACAAACAActga